The following are from one region of the Pseudohongiella spirulinae genome:
- a CDS encoding class I adenylate-forming enzyme family protein, whose product MLTAEQITEDLIALRDIVIQLKAPGSPLATKKAIVNGVEINVFANVPENLRGVYKLGLQAADKDFLVYEDERYTFAETLKTAESMAQVLLSRYQIWKGDRVGICSRNYPEWCLAYMAVTMIGAVVVPMNSWWQSSELVYGIQDSGTRVLFADQERIEQLAPVMDQVDVQIIAIKPAAGDDRFPEFHQLLNEAKNLPQQDLDAIKVSADDNASIMYTSGSTGHPKGVLSTHLNIVNALYSWIFGKAANDTLRPELVEDNPEFDPAILSNVPLFHVTGCHAQFLVSFIMLRKFVMMYKWNAEKALELIEKERLSVLHGVPTMTWEVMNSPMFDKTDLRSLRIVQSGGAARPPGHLAMMAKKFDPVIQPGLGYGLTETNAIGATITGAFYLAKPESTGRPTQPVTEIRIEDEQGNVLENGQIGEICIKGATIMKAYWNRPEDTAKVINDGWFHTGDIGLLDEHGFLVIKDRAKDIVIRGGENVACAEVEYALSEHPDVFEAAVYGLPDERLGEIVGASVMIRPGTALTEADLQVFLRDKIAHYKVPSHIFLQTEQLERIASGKIAKKILKEQSIRALNLA is encoded by the coding sequence ATGCTAACTGCCGAACAGATTACCGAGGACCTGATCGCCCTCAGAGATATTGTTATTCAACTGAAAGCGCCGGGCTCGCCACTTGCAACCAAAAAAGCCATCGTTAATGGCGTCGAAATCAATGTGTTTGCCAATGTTCCCGAGAATCTGAGAGGTGTCTACAAGCTGGGTCTGCAGGCTGCCGACAAGGACTTTCTGGTTTATGAGGACGAGCGATATACCTTTGCCGAAACCCTGAAGACGGCTGAATCCATGGCGCAGGTTTTGCTGAGCCGCTACCAGATCTGGAAAGGCGATCGCGTAGGCATTTGCTCAAGAAACTATCCTGAGTGGTGCCTTGCCTATATGGCGGTCACAATGATCGGAGCTGTAGTTGTGCCAATGAATTCCTGGTGGCAGAGCAGTGAGTTGGTATACGGCATTCAGGACAGTGGCACCCGCGTCCTGTTTGCTGACCAGGAGCGCATTGAGCAGCTTGCACCGGTCATGGATCAGGTTGACGTACAGATAATTGCCATTAAGCCAGCCGCTGGCGATGACCGCTTTCCAGAGTTTCATCAGCTGCTCAACGAGGCTAAAAATCTGCCACAGCAGGATCTGGATGCGATCAAGGTATCAGCAGATGACAATGCTTCCATCATGTACACCTCCGGATCTACCGGCCACCCCAAAGGCGTTCTCTCTACGCACCTGAACATTGTTAACGCCCTGTATAGCTGGATCTTTGGCAAAGCCGCGAATGACACGTTAAGGCCGGAACTGGTCGAGGATAATCCAGAGTTCGACCCGGCCATTCTGTCAAACGTCCCTCTTTTCCACGTGACCGGATGCCACGCCCAATTCCTGGTCAGCTTCATCATGTTGCGAAAATTCGTCATGATGTACAAATGGAATGCTGAAAAAGCACTGGAACTGATAGAGAAGGAGCGGCTGTCTGTTTTGCATGGCGTCCCGACCATGACATGGGAAGTCATGAACTCACCGATGTTCGACAAAACGGATCTGCGCAGCCTGCGCATCGTTCAGAGCGGTGGAGCGGCACGACCGCCTGGTCACCTGGCGATGATGGCCAAAAAATTCGACCCTGTTATTCAGCCCGGACTTGGCTACGGCCTGACCGAAACTAACGCCATTGGAGCCACCATTACCGGCGCCTTTTATCTGGCCAAACCGGAAAGCACCGGCCGCCCCACCCAACCTGTAACAGAAATTCGCATTGAAGATGAGCAGGGCAATGTTCTGGAAAACGGACAGATTGGCGAAATCTGCATCAAGGGCGCGACTATCATGAAAGCTTATTGGAACCGCCCCGAAGACACCGCCAAAGTCATCAATGACGGTTGGTTCCATACGGGCGATATCGGCCTGCTGGACGAGCATGGCTTTCTGGTCATTAAAGATCGCGCCAAGGATATTGTGATTCGCGGCGGCGAAAATGTGGCCTGCGCAGAAGTTGAATATGCGCTGTCAGAACACCCGGATGTATTTGAAGCGGCTGTATACGGTCTGCCGGATGAGCGACTTGGCGAAATCGTTGGCGCTTCAGTCATGATCAGGCCCGGTACAGCGCTGACTGAAGCAGATTTGCAGGTTTTTTTGCGCGATAAAATCGCCCATTACAAAGTTCCCAGTCATATTTTTTTGCAAACTGAGCAACTGGAACGCATCGCCAGCGGCAAAATTGCCAAAAAAATACTGAAAGAACAGTCGATTAGGGCGCTAAATCTAGCTTAA
- a CDS encoding NADPH:quinone oxidoreductase family protein, which yields MKALLCKSYGPPENLVIEEVSNLEPDAGEAVVDVYAASLNFPDTLQIQGKYQFQPPMPFSPGSEVGGIISKVGPGLEGFKVGDRVMATPSIGGMAEQVKCAAAGLRKIPDNMDFKTAAGFAMVYTTSYHALKQRANIQPGETLLVLGASGGVGMAAVELGKIMGARVIAAASSDEKLAFVKQAGPDELLNYGDGELKEKVKALTDGKGADVIYDPVGGDLFDQATRCINWNGRLLVVGFTSGRIPSYPANLALLKGSSMVGVFLGRFRKEEPEAYEQNFRELLDMYKSGKIKPIVTESFAFDDYVNAFNVFRERRVMGKVTFEIRSE from the coding sequence ATGAAAGCCCTGTTATGCAAATCTTACGGACCACCCGAGAATCTGGTCATCGAAGAAGTCAGCAACCTGGAACCTGATGCAGGCGAAGCTGTGGTAGATGTGTACGCGGCTTCACTGAACTTTCCTGATACCTTGCAGATTCAGGGCAAATATCAGTTCCAGCCACCCATGCCTTTTTCGCCGGGTTCTGAAGTGGGCGGAATCATCAGCAAAGTCGGCCCGGGTCTGGAAGGTTTCAAGGTGGGCGACCGGGTCATGGCAACGCCCTCGATAGGTGGTATGGCCGAGCAGGTTAAGTGTGCTGCGGCAGGTCTGCGAAAAATTCCAGACAACATGGACTTTAAAACTGCGGCGGGTTTCGCCATGGTCTATACGACCTCCTATCATGCACTCAAACAACGCGCCAATATCCAGCCCGGTGAAACCCTGCTGGTGCTGGGTGCCAGCGGAGGCGTGGGCATGGCGGCCGTGGAACTGGGCAAGATCATGGGTGCGCGCGTTATCGCGGCGGCCAGCAGCGACGAGAAGCTGGCCTTTGTGAAACAGGCCGGTCCGGACGAACTGCTGAATTATGGTGATGGTGAGCTGAAAGAGAAAGTGAAGGCTCTAACCGATGGCAAAGGTGCGGATGTCATTTACGATCCGGTTGGCGGCGATCTGTTTGATCAGGCTACCCGCTGCATTAACTGGAATGGCCGCCTGCTGGTGGTTGGTTTTACCAGTGGTCGTATTCCTTCATATCCGGCCAACCTGGCCCTGCTCAAAGGCAGCTCGATGGTGGGCGTATTCCTGGGACGCTTCCGCAAAGAGGAACCTGAAGCCTATGAGCAGAACTTCCGGGAGCTGCTTGATATGTACAAGTCCGGAAAAATCAAACCCATCGTCACTGAATCATTTGCTTTCGACGATTACGTTAATGCTTTTAATGTGTTCCGTGAGCGCCGCGTAATGGGCAAAGTGACCTTTGAGATCCGTTCTGAATAA
- the rimI gene encoding ribosomal protein S18-alanine N-acetyltransferase: MFQNKPDTSQLVCRRMRPSDLDQVVHNEEISYANPWSKRIFLDCLRAGYECWVLATRDQVLAHGVLSAALGESHLLTLCVHPSARRQAFGRRMLMHLLAEASRLGADSCFLEVRPSNQAARSLYYSAGFVQVGERRHYYPSEKGSTDRENALILSCRLDQVTRHTGEGGCES; encoded by the coding sequence ATGTTTCAGAATAAACCGGACACCAGCCAGCTTGTTTGTCGCCGGATGAGACCCAGCGATCTTGATCAGGTTGTGCACAATGAAGAGATTTCCTACGCCAATCCCTGGAGCAAGCGCATTTTCCTGGATTGTCTGAGGGCTGGTTACGAATGCTGGGTATTGGCTACCCGGGATCAGGTGCTGGCACACGGCGTGCTGAGCGCTGCGTTGGGTGAAAGTCATCTGCTGACCTTGTGTGTACATCCATCGGCACGGCGCCAAGCGTTTGGGCGGAGAATGTTGATGCATCTGTTGGCAGAGGCAAGTCGGCTGGGCGCTGATTCCTGTTTCCTGGAGGTTCGTCCCTCCAACCAGGCGGCGCGCAGCTTGTACTACTCGGCTGGCTTTGTACAGGTAGGTGAGCGACGGCACTATTATCCTTCAGAGAAGGGCAGTACAGATCGTGAAAACGCATTGATCCTGTCCTGCCGACTGGATCAGGTGACCAGACATACAGGAGAAGGTGGTTGCGAATCATGA
- the hisC gene encoding histidinol-phosphate transaminase has translation MSYERKNIRDMQGYSWGEQPSREQVIKLNTNENPYPAGPSVSKALAALTVDELRRYPQPFADSFRDVAARAHGVSSDNIIATNGGDELLRLAITTFVEPGHTLGMAEPSYSLYPVLAAIQGCHVARVELRDDWSLPDDFAEQLNTAGAQLAFVVNPHAPTGQLLPVERLRSLAAAFNGVLVIDEAYVDFIDPEQAYDAVPLIREFDNVLLLRTMSKGYSLAGLRFAYGIGSASLLAPMLYKTRDSYNTDLLSQRLATAALAAREEAAETWLKVRRERSRLTEQLSALGFAVIPSQSNFLLVTVPSTENPENQAREFYLELKEQGILVRYFDQPRLRDKLRITVGTPEQNDALIQQLRQAIETSAGRN, from the coding sequence ATGAGTTACGAACGCAAAAATATTCGCGATATGCAAGGTTACAGCTGGGGTGAACAACCCAGTCGCGAGCAGGTGATAAAGCTGAATACCAACGAAAACCCTTATCCGGCCGGCCCCTCTGTCAGCAAGGCCCTGGCGGCATTGACGGTGGATGAGCTGCGACGTTACCCACAGCCGTTTGCGGATTCGTTTCGTGACGTTGCCGCCAGAGCGCATGGTGTCAGCAGCGATAACATAATCGCCACCAACGGTGGAGACGAACTGCTGCGATTGGCCATTACCACCTTTGTCGAACCCGGGCATACTCTGGGCATGGCTGAGCCGAGTTACTCACTCTATCCGGTGCTGGCGGCTATTCAGGGCTGCCATGTGGCGCGTGTTGAACTGCGCGATGACTGGTCATTGCCAGATGATTTTGCAGAACAATTGAATACTGCCGGGGCGCAGCTGGCATTTGTGGTCAATCCTCATGCGCCGACCGGCCAGCTATTGCCGGTTGAGCGTTTGCGATCACTGGCCGCCGCATTCAATGGTGTGCTGGTCATTGATGAAGCTTATGTGGATTTTATCGATCCGGAGCAGGCTTACGATGCGGTTCCATTGATCCGGGAGTTCGACAACGTGCTGCTGTTAAGGACAATGAGCAAGGGCTATTCATTAGCGGGGCTGCGTTTCGCCTACGGTATCGGGTCGGCATCATTACTGGCACCTATGTTGTACAAGACTCGTGACAGCTATAACACAGACCTGTTGTCTCAGCGTTTGGCGACCGCAGCGCTGGCGGCTCGGGAGGAGGCGGCAGAAACCTGGTTAAAGGTGCGGCGAGAGCGGAGCCGACTGACAGAGCAACTTTCTGCTTTGGGATTTGCGGTAATCCCGAGTCAGAGCAATTTTCTGCTGGTCACAGTGCCTTCCACTGAAAATCCTGAAAATCAGGCCCGGGAGTTCTACCTTGAATTGAAAGAGCAGGGCATACTCGTACGTTATTTTGATCAACCCAGATTGCGCGACAAATTGCGAATCACTGTTGGTACGCCCGAGCAGAATGATGCATTAATACAACAGCTAAGACAGGCAATTGAAACGTCTGCAGGACGGAATTGA
- a CDS encoding ABC transporter substrate-binding protein, giving the protein MSACSPGGGGYVDNAPPADPGQPVYGGHLRVALEGETNNWLPGRGNHVAPAALTVAMALFDPLVRLDHEGRFQPYLAESVTPNENFDVWTVRLRPGVQFHDGTALDAEALKWNFDNLHKRQGSVTFGSIRDIDRMEIVDDLTVNYFLTRSVVPFPDMLTRAVGWPVSPTAVQRYGEEAGLYPVGTGPFQLVEWRRDDRLELRRNDNYWREGLPYLDAITFRPLPDEDARVASLISGDMDVVQTLRQHIVDRLRRMSGIYLYEQLGNSSGSAIFNAHRPPVDDYRVRQALAWAVDPEALVEVLGGRGISPVQTQYFNEDSVWYSPRVAAAWPQKDQQRARELVSEYINDPQRSDGLAVGEPIALELMCLPEQSLVDLAQMYQALWNAVGFDVRLRQVEQATQIQSVISGDYMTTCWRTSNEQDPYIILNNDFGPPDVQPLNYTNFTHPLIDEKLTVLRTEPDFDKRKAAVEEVMMLLTEQVPNTWTGSTPSAVATQPRVRNIKDWTFPDGRLGDGMPVAQVSWAQVWMLDEESWLAEQAAVSAAAEEAGE; this is encoded by the coding sequence TTGTCTGCCTGCTCCCCCGGGGGCGGTGGATATGTTGACAACGCGCCACCAGCAGATCCTGGTCAACCTGTCTATGGCGGCCATCTGCGTGTTGCGCTGGAAGGCGAAACCAATAACTGGCTGCCCGGGCGAGGTAATCATGTGGCACCTGCCGCTTTGACGGTGGCCATGGCTTTGTTCGATCCGCTTGTCCGACTGGATCATGAAGGTCGTTTTCAGCCCTATCTGGCAGAATCCGTTACCCCCAATGAAAACTTTGATGTCTGGACTGTCAGGCTGCGGCCAGGTGTGCAGTTTCACGACGGAACTGCGCTGGATGCGGAAGCCCTGAAGTGGAACTTCGACAATCTGCACAAACGGCAAGGGTCTGTTACTTTCGGGTCGATTCGTGATATCGATCGCATGGAGATTGTTGACGACCTGACCGTTAATTATTTCCTGACGCGCAGCGTGGTGCCGTTTCCCGATATGCTCACGCGGGCTGTCGGCTGGCCGGTATCACCCACGGCCGTGCAGCGTTACGGCGAAGAAGCCGGGCTGTATCCGGTTGGCACAGGCCCCTTTCAACTGGTTGAGTGGCGCCGCGATGACCGGCTGGAACTGCGGCGTAATGATAATTACTGGCGTGAGGGTTTGCCTTATCTGGATGCCATCACCTTCAGGCCGCTGCCAGATGAAGATGCCCGCGTAGCCAGTCTGATTTCCGGCGACATGGATGTTGTGCAGACACTTCGCCAGCATATTGTTGATCGCTTGCGACGTATGTCCGGCATCTATCTCTACGAGCAATTGGGCAACAGCAGCGGCAGTGCCATCTTTAACGCCCACCGCCCGCCGGTGGATGATTACAGGGTCAGACAGGCGCTGGCCTGGGCGGTAGATCCGGAAGCGCTTGTGGAAGTGTTGGGTGGCCGGGGGATTTCCCCGGTGCAGACGCAGTACTTTAATGAAGACAGCGTCTGGTACTCGCCAAGGGTTGCGGCGGCCTGGCCGCAAAAGGATCAGCAACGTGCCAGGGAGCTGGTCAGTGAGTACATTAATGATCCGCAGCGCTCAGATGGGCTGGCAGTAGGCGAGCCAATTGCTCTGGAGCTTATGTGCCTGCCGGAGCAGAGTCTGGTGGACCTGGCGCAGATGTATCAGGCGCTCTGGAATGCGGTAGGATTTGATGTGCGACTGCGGCAGGTTGAGCAGGCAACACAGATTCAGAGCGTGATCAGCGGCGACTATATGACCACCTGCTGGCGAACCAGTAACGAGCAGGATCCCTATATTATTCTGAACAACGATTTTGGCCCGCCGGATGTTCAGCCGCTGAACTACACCAATTTTACGCACCCTTTGATCGATGAAAAGTTGACTGTGCTGCGCACGGAGCCGGATTTCGACAAGCGCAAGGCTGCCGTTGAAGAGGTCATGATGTTGCTCACCGAGCAGGTACCCAATACCTGGACCGGATCCACGCCTTCGGCCGTCGCCACCCAGCCCCGTGTACGAAATATCAAGGACTGGACTTTTCCGGACGGTCGTCTTGGCGACGGCATGCCAGTGGCTCAGGTAAGCTGGGCGCAGGTGTGGATGCTCGATGAAGAGAGCTGGCTGGCGGAACAGGCGGCTGTCAGTGCCGCAGCAGAGGAGGCTGGTGAGTGA
- a CDS encoding ABC transporter permease: MSGLLLRKLPWLAGTLLAVSFFTFLLVSLLPGDPAVMILGAGGVSPEAVAALRAEMGLDRPLLVRYFDWLGSALSGDLGRSPMTGQAVTDAILSRLPVTIQLGVMAIIIALLLAVPLAMMSAYFAGSRFDRAISGLGFALMSIPSFMMAIFLILIFAVSLNIFPATGWIPFSVSPAGNLRSAMLPALSLAMIELALYMRLLRTDLITTLQQDYITLARSKGLPNWLIMFRHALRPSSFSLMTVVGLQLGGVISGAIIIEEIFALPGVGRLLYQSILQRDLLMVQGIVLFIATAYVVVNFLVDLGYSLLDPRVRHAG; the protein is encoded by the coding sequence GTGAGCGGATTGCTGCTGCGTAAGTTGCCATGGTTGGCAGGGACTTTGCTGGCAGTCTCATTCTTTACTTTTTTGCTGGTCAGCCTGCTGCCCGGTGATCCGGCAGTCATGATTCTGGGTGCCGGGGGCGTGTCGCCAGAAGCAGTAGCGGCTTTAAGGGCTGAAATGGGGCTGGATCGGCCACTTCTGGTGCGGTACTTCGATTGGCTGGGCAGCGCCCTGAGCGGTGACCTGGGCCGATCTCCCATGACCGGTCAGGCGGTGACCGATGCCATTCTCAGCCGCTTGCCGGTGACGATTCAGTTGGGCGTGATGGCAATTATTATCGCCTTGCTGCTCGCCGTCCCATTGGCCATGATGTCCGCCTATTTTGCAGGCAGCCGCTTTGACCGGGCGATCAGTGGCCTGGGTTTTGCCCTGATGTCCATTCCCAGTTTCATGATGGCAATTTTTCTGATTCTTATTTTTGCCGTATCCCTGAATATTTTTCCCGCCACTGGCTGGATACCGTTTTCGGTTTCGCCTGCCGGAAATCTGCGAAGCGCCATGTTACCCGCGCTGTCCCTGGCCATGATAGAGCTGGCGCTTTATATGCGTCTGCTGCGCACTGATCTGATTACAACACTGCAACAGGATTACATCACACTGGCGCGGTCCAAGGGTTTGCCGAACTGGTTGATCATGTTCCGTCATGCTTTACGACCATCGTCGTTTTCTCTGATGACGGTGGTAGGTTTGCAGCTAGGTGGTGTGATCAGCGGTGCGATTATCATCGAAGAGATATTCGCGTTGCCCGGCGTTGGCCGTTTGCTTTATCAATCAATCCTGCAGCGTGATCTGCTGATGGTGCAGGGTATCGTGTTATTCATTGCGACGGCTTACGTCGTGGTGAATTTCCTGGTTGATCTGGGTTATTCATTGCTTGATCCGAGGGTGAGACATGCCGGTTGA
- a CDS encoding ABC transporter permease has translation MPVDRSRSPRVPAEPLSPRRSSGGSAARTSRALSFSVAVRQVFGSGFGAGFWLAAAWLLIVLCCAIFADFLPVRDPLDPVIANRLNPPLTTNWLGADGLGRDMLARLVHGARVSVVISLTAVSIGMVIGGTLGILAGFFRGHFERALMAVLDVILAFPWLVLLLALVAFIGQSLTAISVAIGLLWIPAYARVARANTLSVVQREYVLAARAMGASTLRILWREVLPNVILPVLAYGLVAMGLVIIVESALAFLGLSVEAPQPTWGGMISEGKRHLATAVHVALVPSITMFLTVLSLNYVGDRLRSRFEVRESNL, from the coding sequence ATGCCGGTTGATCGTTCCAGGAGCCCCCGCGTACCGGCTGAGCCTCTGTCACCACGGCGATCGTCCGGAGGGTCTGCAGCGCGCACCAGTCGGGCGCTGAGCTTCTCGGTGGCGGTCAGACAGGTGTTTGGCAGTGGCTTCGGTGCCGGGTTCTGGCTGGCAGCAGCATGGCTGTTAATTGTCTTGTGCTGTGCGATTTTTGCTGATTTCCTGCCCGTCCGTGACCCATTGGATCCTGTTATTGCCAATCGTTTGAATCCCCCTCTCACCACTAATTGGCTGGGTGCAGATGGCCTTGGCAGGGATATGCTGGCCAGGCTGGTGCATGGTGCCCGAGTGTCTGTTGTCATATCTCTGACGGCCGTCAGTATCGGCATGGTTATCGGAGGCACGCTGGGAATTCTGGCGGGTTTTTTCCGGGGGCATTTTGAGCGGGCATTGATGGCTGTGCTGGATGTCATTCTGGCGTTTCCCTGGCTGGTATTGTTGCTCGCGCTGGTGGCGTTTATCGGGCAGAGTCTGACCGCGATCTCTGTGGCAATTGGTTTATTGTGGATACCGGCTTACGCGCGGGTCGCGCGGGCCAATACCCTGTCCGTGGTTCAGCGTGAGTATGTGCTGGCGGCGCGGGCAATGGGTGCCAGCACGCTGCGCATTCTGTGGCGCGAAGTGCTGCCCAATGTGATCCTGCCGGTGCTCGCCTATGGCCTGGTGGCCATGGGCTTGGTGATCATTGTGGAAAGTGCGCTGGCGTTTCTGGGCTTGAGTGTGGAAGCGCCGCAACCGACCTGGGGCGGGATGATCTCAGAGGGTAAACGCCACCTGGCCACGGCAGTGCATGTGGCTCTGGTGCCCTCGATAACCATGTTTCTGACGGTTCTGTCATTGAACTATGTCGGTGACCGCTTGCGCAGCCGCTTTGAAGTCAGGGAGTCGAATCTGTGA
- a CDS encoding ABC transporter ATP-binding protein, with product MSLQIENADVSLLQVKDLSVRLRGETGTVHAVSDVSFSLQRGQTLGVVGESGSGKSVMARALMGLLPRRATREKNGQILLATDAGNTDILTLSERTLREMRGRDMAMVFQDPMTALNPVLTLGVQITEPLRQHLRMNRAKATERAVELLSLVGLPDPTSRINQYPHQLSGGMRQRVVIAIALACNPRLLIADEPTTALDVTVQRQILDLLTGLQQQRQMGMILISHDLGVVANRADNIAVMYAGRIVEYAPVQTLFSAMQHPYTQALLKSVPRLSDPPHTRLQAISGRPPQLINPSPGCAFAPRCPYARQRCHRETPPVTSAADNHRFACFYPVSEQTGMQSNEVWV from the coding sequence GTGAGTTTACAGATTGAGAATGCGGATGTTTCGCTATTGCAGGTCAAAGATCTGAGTGTTCGCCTGCGCGGAGAAACTGGCACGGTACACGCCGTGTCGGATGTATCATTTTCACTGCAGCGCGGACAAACGCTGGGCGTTGTGGGTGAGTCAGGTTCCGGCAAAAGTGTTATGGCCAGGGCATTGATGGGACTGTTGCCACGCCGGGCGACCCGCGAAAAAAATGGCCAGATTCTATTGGCAACAGATGCTGGCAATACTGACATACTGACCTTGTCTGAGCGGACCCTGCGGGAAATGCGAGGACGTGATATGGCCATGGTATTTCAGGACCCGATGACCGCTTTGAATCCAGTGCTGACCCTGGGCGTTCAGATTACTGAGCCCTTGCGTCAGCATTTGCGAATGAATCGGGCAAAGGCGACAGAACGAGCCGTTGAACTGCTGTCTTTGGTGGGATTACCTGACCCGACCAGCCGGATCAATCAGTATCCACATCAATTGTCGGGAGGAATGCGGCAGCGTGTGGTAATTGCAATTGCGCTGGCCTGTAATCCGCGTTTGCTGATCGCCGATGAGCCGACCACGGCCCTGGATGTCACAGTACAGCGACAGATTCTGGATCTGCTGACAGGTCTGCAGCAGCAGCGGCAAATGGGCATGATTCTGATAAGCCACGATCTGGGAGTGGTGGCCAATCGCGCTGATAACATTGCGGTCATGTATGCAGGGCGAATTGTTGAGTATGCGCCGGTGCAAACATTGTTCAGTGCTATGCAACATCCCTACACCCAGGCCCTGCTGAAATCTGTTCCGCGCTTGAGTGATCCGCCGCATACCCGTCTGCAGGCGATTTCCGGGCGCCCGCCACAATTGATCAATCCCTCACCTGGTTGTGCTTTTGCACCCCGTTGTCCTTATGCTCGTCAGCGTTGTCATCGGGAGACGCCCCCGGTGACATCGGCGGCTGATAATCATCGCTTTGCCTGTTTCTATCCGGTATCTGAGCAGACAGGAATGCAGTCAAATGAGGTGTGGGTATGA
- a CDS encoding ABC transporter ATP-binding protein, whose product MSCSKLPQLRDREDIVLRVENLLVTFEVGDKQIQAVSEVSFDVARGETLGLVGESGCGKSTVGRAIMQLPPPVGGRVLFDDQDLTELKGEQLRQTRTGLQMIFQDPISSLNPRRKVKEIIAEGLQIWKHADQAARVDEVMEAVGLDPETAGDRRPHQFSGGQCQRICIARSLALDPQVLICDEPVSALDVSVQAQILNLLEDMKQRYQLTMIFVAHNLAVVKNISDRVAVMYLGKLCEIGETNAVYSRPSHPYTRALLASIPEIDSRHDNAGGSIPLLQGELPSPASPPSGCRFRTRCPKASAICAEQEPLMRAVNAGAKDSDHFVACHFPIEPDENLTDPPSDSPEP is encoded by the coding sequence ATGAGTTGCAGTAAGCTGCCTCAGTTGCGTGACCGTGAAGACATAGTTCTGCGTGTGGAAAATCTGCTGGTTACTTTTGAGGTCGGTGACAAGCAGATACAGGCGGTATCAGAGGTCAGCTTTGATGTGGCACGCGGAGAAACCCTGGGTTTGGTCGGAGAGTCTGGCTGTGGAAAGTCGACAGTCGGTCGGGCGATCATGCAGCTACCACCCCCTGTCGGTGGTCGTGTCCTGTTTGATGACCAGGATCTCACTGAGCTTAAGGGTGAGCAATTACGCCAGACCCGTACTGGTTTGCAGATGATCTTTCAGGATCCCATTTCTTCGCTGAATCCCAGGCGCAAGGTCAAAGAAATCATTGCTGAAGGGCTGCAAATCTGGAAACACGCTGATCAGGCGGCGCGCGTTGATGAGGTAATGGAGGCTGTTGGACTTGATCCTGAAACGGCGGGTGACCGCAGGCCGCACCAGTTCTCCGGTGGTCAGTGTCAGCGCATCTGTATTGCCCGCTCGCTGGCGCTGGATCCGCAGGTGCTCATCTGCGACGAGCCTGTGTCAGCATTGGATGTGAGTGTGCAGGCGCAGATATTGAATTTGTTGGAGGATATGAAGCAGCGCTACCAATTGACCATGATTTTTGTGGCGCATAATCTGGCGGTGGTCAAAAACATCAGCGACCGGGTGGCCGTGATGTATCTGGGTAAACTGTGCGAGATTGGCGAAACCAATGCAGTATACAGCCGACCATCTCATCCTTACACGCGGGCGTTACTGGCGTCCATCCCCGAGATTGACAGTCGTCATGACAATGCCGGTGGCAGCATTCCTCTATTACAGGGAGAGTTGCCTTCACCAGCCAGTCCACCATCGGGATGTCGCTTCCGGACGCGTTGTCCCAAAGCATCTGCCATCTGCGCTGAGCAGGAACCGCTGATGAGGGCAGTAAACGCAGGCGCAAAGGATTCAGATCACTTTGTGGCCTGTCATTTTCCTATTGAACCGGACGAAAACTTGACGGATCCACCAAGCGATAGTCCGGAACCATGA
- a CDS encoding copper resistance CopC family protein yields the protein MKLFTAISGALIIFTVSSMAHAQHYSHTYRYTGDVEIEHIPDHDEVLPALPENLILRFSNFVTLVKLTVKTADEKLVNIDFRYNPVANRVYIWPLPTLPPSDYYIVDWGVVDPERKLMQGQFLFSAGPDAKVPSSLVTEEDFEHIMVPDYRLVDPSSFRPVQ from the coding sequence TTGAAACTTTTTACCGCAATTTCTGGCGCACTGATAATATTTACTGTCAGTTCCATGGCGCATGCGCAACACTATTCGCACACCTATCGCTATACCGGCGATGTGGAAATAGAGCATATTCCTGACCATGATGAGGTGCTGCCTGCACTCCCGGAAAACCTGATACTCAGATTCAGCAATTTTGTCACACTGGTCAAATTAACGGTCAAAACTGCGGATGAAAAATTGGTCAATATCGATTTCCGCTACAACCCGGTAGCCAATCGGGTGTATATCTGGCCACTGCCGACGCTGCCACCTTCCGACTACTATATCGTGGACTGGGGAGTTGTGGATCCGGAGCGAAAGCTGATGCAGGGGCAGTTTCTGTTTTCGGCCGGCCCCGACGCCAAAGTACCGTCAAGCCTGGTGACCGAGGAAGACTTCGAACATATCATGGTTCCGGACTATCGCTTGGTGGATCCGTCAAGTTTTCGTCCGGTTCAATAG